A window of Choloepus didactylus isolate mChoDid1 chromosome 21, mChoDid1.pri, whole genome shotgun sequence contains these coding sequences:
- the ORAI2 gene encoding protein orai-2, which produces MSAELNVPPAPSTPACSEPGHKGMDYRDWVRRSYLELVTSNHHSVQALSWRKLYLSRAKLKASSRTSALLSGFAMVAMVEVQLETQYEYPRPLLIAFSGCTTVLVAVHLFALLISTCILPNVEAVSNIHNLNSISESPHERMHPYIELAWGFSTVLGILLFLAEVVLLCWIKFLPVDARPPPGPPPGPGGHTGWQAALVSTIIMVPVGLIFVVFTIHFYRSLVRHKTERHNREIEELHKLKVQLDGHERSLQVV; this is translated from the exons ATGAGCGCCGAGCTCAACGTGCCCCCGGCCCCCTCCACACCTGCCTGCTCAGAGCCCGGCCACAAAGGCATGGATTATCGGGACTGGGTCCGCCGCAGCTACCTGGAGCTGGTCACCTCCAACCACCACTCGGTGCAGGCCCTGTCCTGGAGGAAGCTCTACCTGAGCAGGGCCAAGCTGAAGGCCTCCAGCCGCACCTCCGCCCTGCTCTCAGGCTTCGCCATG GTGGCCATGGTGGAGGTGCAGCTGGAGACGCAGTACGAGTACCCGCGCCCGCTGCTCATCGCCTTCAGCGGCTGCACCACCGTGCTGGTGGCCGTGCACCTCTTCGCCCTGCTCATCAGCACCTGCATCCTGCCCAACGTGGAGGCCGTCAGCAACATCCACAACCTCAACTCCATCAGCGAGTCGCCGCACGAGCGCATGCACCCCTACATCGAGCTGGCCTGGGGCTTCTCCACGGTGCTGGGCATCCTGCTCTTCCTGGCCGAGGTGGTGCTGCTCTGCTGGATCAAATTCCTGCCGGTGGACGCGCGGCCCCCGCCCGGCCCCCCGCCCGGCCCCGGCGGCCACACGGGCTGGCAGGCCGCCCTGGTGTCCACCATCATCATGGTGCCCGTGGGCCTCATCTTCGTGGTCTTCACCATCCACTTCTACCGCTCACTGGTGCGCCACAAGACCGAGCGCCACAACCGCGAGATCGAGGAGCTGCACAAGCTCAAGGTGCAGCTGGACGGCCACGAGCGCAGCCTGCAGGTCGTGTGA